Proteins co-encoded in one Candidatus Alcyoniella australis genomic window:
- a CDS encoding MGMT family protein: TTYGDIARDLGRPQAARAVGGALGRNPLPVLVPCHRVLAADGSIGGFSAIEGPQLKRRMLQIEARAHRR, from the coding sequence ACTACCTACGGCGACATCGCCCGCGACCTGGGCAGGCCCCAAGCGGCCAGGGCGGTGGGCGGCGCACTGGGGCGCAACCCGCTGCCGGTGCTCGTGCCTTGCCATCGCGTGCTGGCCGCCGACGGATCGATCGGCGGATTCTCGGCAATCGAGGGTCCGCAGCTCAAGCGCCGGATGCTCCAGATCGAGGCCCGCGCGCATCGCCGCTGA